The following proteins are encoded in a genomic region of Alphaproteobacteria bacterium:
- a CDS encoding alpha/beta hydrolase, with product MQQKFLSGLNPYGFHRLSYYEWGQKDAARTIVCVHGLTRNAHDFDRLAEALSDKARVISLDVAGRGDSDRLPNPALYSAPQYLADINALIARLDCKEVDWIGISMGGLLGIQLASMSNTPVKRLALIDIGPFVTLAAKDAITASLANHPAAFPDFDAAAAYVRNRLVTMGVGPCADEDYAEMARHTIAPAPQGGYMLKYDPGIAVNFASIDKDIDLWPVYDRIACPTLALRGGNSGVLTAATAEGMTKRGPRAKLVTIPGVGHYPALRDGGQIEIVRDFLGL from the coding sequence ATGCAGCAAAAATTCCTTTCCGGCCTCAATCCCTACGGTTTTCACCGCCTGTCTTATTATGAATGGGGACAAAAGGACGCGGCGCGCACTATTGTTTGCGTTCACGGTTTGACGCGCAACGCCCATGATTTCGATCGTCTCGCCGAGGCGCTTTCCGATAAGGCGCGGGTCATAAGCCTGGATGTCGCTGGGCGCGGCGACAGCGACCGGCTGCCCAACCCCGCGCTTTACAGCGCGCCGCAATACCTCGCCGATATCAACGCGCTTATCGCGCGGCTCGACTGTAAAGAGGTGGATTGGATCGGCATTTCGATGGGCGGGCTGCTCGGCATCCAGCTTGCCTCCATGTCGAATACGCCGGTCAAGCGCCTGGCTCTGATCGATATCGGGCCGTTCGTGACTTTAGCTGCCAAGGACGCCATCACGGCCTCCTTGGCCAATCACCCGGCGGCTTTTCCCGATTTCGACGCCGCCGCGGCTTATGTGCGCAACCGGCTTGTCACCATGGGCGTCGGTCCCTGCGCGGACGAGGACTATGCCGAGATGGCGCGGCATACCATCGCGCCCGCGCCGCAGGGCGGGTATATGCTGAAATACGATCCCGGCATCGCCGTCAATTTCGCCTCCATCGACAAGGATATTGATTTGTGGCCGGTCTATGACCGGATCGCCTGTCCCACGCTGGCGCTGCGCGGCGGAAATTCCGGCGTGCTGACGGCGGCGACCGCCGAGGGCATGACCAAGCGCGGGCCGCGCGCGAAGCTGGTCACGATTCCCGGCGTCGGGCATTATCCGGCGCTGCGGGACGGCGGGCAGATCGAAATCGTGCGCGATTTCTTAGGGCTTTGA
- a CDS encoding glycosyltransferase — MKVAVLVDLLRSAEAGGHVKGWERLAAVAARLDLPLQLTVYFSGERKIEILSPKVRIKQLPQVFSTAKLKFLPYLPDHTDLAPWHPALAFDLPQYDAVHTTDAYFAFTRTAERMKRTGFAMTHSFHTDQPSYARIFTAKAIRDIFGKGAIARLLIDKWKLPERKAAQMERQRDRHLGQCEIALATRPLDRAVAERAIGPQRVRHLRLGADKAVFNPGRGDRAKIMARYQIPEGRIIIVFVGRMDEGKNIYTLIAALEELIAAGLPLHLVTAGIGPAEKDVRERLSGHATVPGFIKPDELAELYASADVMALASEVEIRSMAMVESLASGLPVLVAAKSGLDKLFAPTQAIRTVTGGADAWAAALREFATTGLREIMQAAARDYGAAHIASWEQVLAEDLFPAWRDAARRR; from the coding sequence TTGAAAGTCGCAGTTTTGGTCGATCTGCTGCGCTCGGCAGAGGCGGGCGGCCATGTCAAAGGCTGGGAAAGACTGGCCGCCGTCGCCGCACGGCTCGATTTGCCGCTCCAGCTTACGGTTTACTTTTCCGGCGAAAGGAAGATCGAAATCCTGTCGCCCAAGGTCAGAATCAAGCAATTGCCGCAGGTTTTCTCGACGGCAAAATTGAAATTCCTGCCCTATCTGCCCGACCATACCGATCTCGCGCCGTGGCATCCCGCCCTGGCCTTCGATCTGCCGCAATATGACGCCGTTCATACGACCGACGCCTATTTCGCCTTCACCCGCACGGCGGAGCGCATGAAGCGCACCGGTTTCGCCATGACGCATTCCTTCCACACCGACCAGCCGAGCTATGCGCGGATTTTTACCGCGAAAGCCATTCGCGACATTTTCGGCAAGGGCGCGATCGCCCGCCTGCTGATCGACAAGTGGAAATTACCCGAGCGCAAAGCGGCGCAAATGGAGCGCCAGCGCGACCGGCATCTCGGGCAGTGCGAGATCGCGCTGGCGACGAGGCCTTTGGACCGCGCCGTAGCCGAGCGCGCGATCGGCCCGCAACGAGTCCGCCATCTGCGGCTTGGCGCGGACAAGGCCGTGTTCAATCCGGGGCGCGGCGACCGGGCGAAGATCATGGCGCGATATCAAATACCCGAAGGCAGGATCATCATCGTCTTCGTTGGGCGCATGGATGAGGGGAAAAATATATACACGCTGATCGCCGCGCTCGAGGAGCTGATCGCGGCGGGATTGCCGTTGCATCTGGTCACGGCGGGAATCGGCCCGGCGGAAAAAGATGTGCGCGAACGCTTGTCCGGCCATGCGACGGTTCCAGGATTCATCAAGCCCGACGAGCTTGCCGAGCTTTATGCCAGCGCCGATGTCATGGCGCTGGCGTCCGAGGTGGAAATCCGCAGCATGGCGATGGTGGAAAGTTTAGCATCGGGACTGCCGGTGCTGGTCGCGGCCAAAAGCGGTCTCGATAAACTGTTCGCCCCGACGCAAGCAATCCGCACCGTCACCGGCGGCGCGGATGCCTGGGCGGCGGCGCTGCGGGAATTCGCGACGACCGGCCTGCGCGAAATCATGCAAGCGGCGGCGCGGGATTACGGCGCCGCCCATATCGCAAGCTGGGAACAGGTGCTGGCCGAGGATTTGTTTCCGGCGTGGCGGGACGCGGCGCGAAGGCGTTAA
- a CDS encoding lysylphosphatidylglycerol synthase domain-containing protein, with amino-acid sequence MIRAAAFFGLLGLAAAIGLIVWQGYDQVLAAFAAAGWGIVWASLFHLGPMAMSVVGWRLLWPGQNRPTFGFMFLAQWIRASVNNLLPVARIGGEVAAARVMIKFGWRRAPVIAGLVVETTVSVATVFALVMTGIALLALRDTQADVMQRLVIGAIATTPVIVVLAVVQKIGFFRVLARLTRLLAGEKLQHIVAHSARLDRAISTMYRRHGRVLACGAWMMASWFAGAGGIWISLYFLGHPLSVVDCVIVEAMVQLASTAAFVVPAALGAQEGAFLFFGAMLGLPPDMALALALIRRCRDVIIYVPGLIVWQSIEGKWMMAKRRAKAA; translated from the coding sequence ATGATCCGCGCCGCCGCCTTCTTCGGCCTGCTGGGCCTCGCCGCCGCCATCGGCCTGATCGTCTGGCAGGGCTATGACCAGGTGCTGGCCGCGTTCGCCGCCGCCGGATGGGGAATCGTGTGGGCGAGCCTGTTTCACCTCGGCCCGATGGCGATGTCGGTCGTGGGCTGGCGGCTGCTATGGCCGGGACAAAACCGGCCCACATTCGGCTTCATGTTCCTGGCGCAATGGATCAGGGCGTCGGTGAATAACCTGCTGCCGGTGGCCCGCATCGGCGGCGAAGTGGCGGCGGCGCGGGTCATGATCAAATTCGGCTGGCGGCGCGCGCCCGTGATCGCGGGCCTCGTGGTGGAAACGACGGTTTCGGTGGCGACGGTTTTCGCGCTGGTGATGACCGGAATCGCCTTGCTCGCCTTGCGCGATACCCAGGCGGATGTCATGCAGCGCCTCGTCATTGGCGCGATCGCCACGACGCCTGTCATCGTCGTTCTGGCCGTGGTGCAGAAAATCGGATTTTTCCGCGTGCTGGCGCGGCTGACGCGCCTGCTCGCGGGCGAAAAGCTGCAGCATATTGTGGCGCACAGCGCGCGGCTCGACCGGGCGATTTCGACGATGTATCGCCGCCATGGCCGCGTTCTGGCATGCGGAGCGTGGATGATGGCGTCATGGTTCGCGGGCGCGGGCGGAATCTGGATTTCGCTGTATTTCCTCGGCCACCCGCTTTCCGTCGTCGATTGCGTGATCGTCGAGGCGATGGTGCAGCTTGCCAGCACGGCGGCGTTCGTGGTTCCCGCCGCGCTTGGCGCGCAGGAGGGCGCGTTCCTGTTCTTCGGCGCGATGCTGGGTTTGCCGCCCGATATGGCGCTGGCGCTGGCGCTGATACGCCGCTGCCGCGACGTCATCATCTATGTGCCCGGCCTGATCGTCTGGCAGAGCATCGAGGGAAAATGGATGATGGCGAAGCGGCGCGCCAAGGCGGCTTAA
- the hisN gene encoding histidinol-phosphatase codes for MTVPDVPPELIALVHRLADASGAAIRPYFRVHGIAEDKSDATPVTAADRAGEHAIRDILAAERPHDGIWGEEMGRQNLDSEYLWIIDPIDGTKAFVTGKPMFATLIALLHRGVPVLGIIDQPVLRERWIGGAGHPTTFNGARAATRVCADLADAWFNATTPLMFAGKDDAPHRALTARVKHALYGGDAYAYGLLASGHIDLIMEAQMKLHDFAALVPVITAAGGAITGWNGEPLGMESSGYVLASGDPALHKKALDVIRSAWAG; via the coding sequence GTGACCGTCCCCGATGTTCCGCCTGAACTGATCGCGCTCGTGCATCGTCTCGCGGACGCCAGTGGCGCGGCGATCCGGCCCTATTTCCGCGTTCACGGCATCGCCGAGGATAAAAGCGACGCCACGCCGGTGACGGCGGCGGATCGCGCAGGCGAGCATGCGATTCGCGACATTCTTGCCGCCGAGCGCCCCCATGACGGAATCTGGGGCGAAGAAATGGGGCGGCAGAATCTTGATTCCGAATATCTCTGGATCATCGACCCCATCGACGGCACCAAGGCATTCGTGACCGGCAAGCCGATGTTCGCGACCCTCATCGCGCTGCTGCATCGCGGCGTTCCGGTTCTCGGAATCATCGACCAGCCGGTGCTGCGCGAACGCTGGATCGGCGGCGCGGGACATCCCACGACTTTCAACGGCGCGAGGGCCGCCACGCGGGTCTGCGCCGATCTGGCCGATGCCTGGTTCAACGCCACGACGCCTCTTATGTTCGCGGGCAAGGACGACGCGCCCCATCGCGCGCTGACCGCGCGGGTGAAACATGCTCTCTATGGCGGCGACGCCTATGCTTATGGGCTGCTCGCGTCCGGGCATATCGATCTCATCATGGAAGCGCAGATGAAACTGCATGATTTCGCCGCGCTGGTTCCGGTGATCACGGCGGCGGGCGGCGCAATCACCGGCTGGAACGGCGAGCCGCTCGGCATGGAAAGCTCCGGCTATGTCCTGGCTTCCGGCGATCCGGCTCTGCACAAAAAAGCATTGGACGTCATCCGTTCGGCATGGGCGGGCTGA
- a CDS encoding cytochrome c family protein has protein sequence MGFEGNKIFGAILLAMLVAALSGFVARELMEPEIPEKPAYIVEGTAPAQAVTAAVTAAPDPIEALLAGADAAAGQKLSRVCVTCHSFEKDGANKVGPNLWGIVGNVHAHKEDFGGYSEAMKSMHDKTWDYEELNHFLFSPRGYIKGTKMAFAGVTNTKDRANLIAWLRTLADNPAPLPAAPAGQ, from the coding sequence ATGGGTTTCGAGGGGAATAAGATTTTCGGCGCGATTCTGCTGGCGATGCTGGTCGCGGCACTCTCGGGCTTCGTGGCGCGGGAACTGATGGAGCCGGAAATTCCGGAAAAGCCCGCTTATATCGTCGAAGGCACGGCTCCCGCGCAGGCGGTGACGGCGGCGGTCACGGCGGCGCCCGACCCTATCGAGGCGCTTCTGGCCGGAGCCGACGCGGCGGCGGGACAGAAATTGTCGCGCGTCTGCGTCACCTGCCACAGTTTCGAGAAAGACGGCGCGAACAAGGTCGGCCCCAATCTGTGGGGCATCGTCGGCAATGTTCACGCTCATAAGGAAGATTTCGGCGGCTATTCCGAGGCCATGAAATCCATGCACGACAAGACATGGGATTACGAGGAGCTGAACCATTTCCTGTTCAGCCCGCGAGGCTATATCAAGGGTACCAAGATGGCCTTTGCCGGCGTAACGAATACCAAAGACCGCGCCAACCTGATCGCCTGGCTGCGGACGCTGGCCGACAATCCCGCGCCGCTTCCGGCTGCTCCGGCGGGCCAGTGA
- a CDS encoding prephenate dehydratase gives MAKNKIIAFGGTAGAYSDIACRALFPDDETLPCLGFEEAMRAVAEGKADRAVIPVENAIAGRVADVHHLLPRAGLHIVGEHYQPIAHHLFAVKGAALAGIKTVKSHVQALSQCRNFIREHGYIATAQGDTAGAAASLAASQDKTVGVIASALAGKIHGLESLASDIADMKGNTTRFLILARDAEPAIPSQPCITTLVFRVRSIPAALYKALGGFATNGVNLTKLESYLVDGNFNAAQFYADFEGHPDSAPVKNALEELAFYAEEVKILGTYPAHKFRTPA, from the coding sequence ATGGCAAAAAACAAAATCATCGCCTTCGGCGGCACGGCGGGGGCCTATTCCGATATCGCCTGCCGGGCGCTGTTCCCGGATGACGAGACTTTGCCCTGCCTCGGCTTCGAGGAGGCGATGCGCGCGGTCGCCGAGGGGAAGGCCGACCGAGCCGTGATTCCGGTCGAGAACGCCATCGCCGGGCGCGTGGCCGACGTGCATCATCTGCTGCCTCGCGCGGGCCTGCATATCGTCGGCGAGCATTACCAGCCCATCGCGCATCACCTGTTCGCCGTCAAGGGCGCGGCGCTGGCGGGGATCAAGACCGTCAAAAGCCACGTCCAGGCGCTGTCGCAATGCCGGAATTTTATCCGCGAGCATGGCTATATCGCGACGGCGCAGGGCGATACGGCGGGCGCGGCGGCTTCGCTGGCCGCCTCGCAGGATAAAACCGTCGGCGTCATCGCCTCGGCATTGGCGGGGAAAATTCACGGGCTTGAAAGCCTGGCTTCCGACATCGCCGACATGAAGGGCAATACGACGCGCTTTCTGATTCTGGCGCGCGACGCCGAACCGGCTATCCCGTCGCAACCCTGCATCACCACGCTGGTCTTCCGCGTCCGCAGCATTCCGGCGGCTCTTTACAAGGCGCTGGGCGGCTTCGCCACCAATGGCGTCAATCTCACCAAGCTGGAGAGCTATCTCGTGGACGGCAATTTCAACGCCGCGCAATTCTATGCCGATTTCGAGGGCCATCCCGATTCCGCGCCGGTCAAGAACGCGCTCGAGGAACTGGCCTTCTATGCCGAGGAAGTGAAGATACTAGGGACGTATCCGGCGCATAAATTCCGCACCCCGGCATAG